The sequence acttagaaaataagatgtctgaattgcgatgtattgttatttagttatagttcaagtgttttacaaattaaggttttttattactataaaattatggtaatagttattaacacaaatttaacttatgtaacaaatagattttcatgtattgttataaaatagatacatatttacatatttctatttttaatcggttttattcggtttattcggtttaatcggttatataccaaaccatatccaaatcctacggtttttataaaattatatccattcggtttatatggtatataccaaaaccaaaccatattgtctatttcggttcggttcggttcggttcggttcggtacggttcggttttaccatattgaacagccctagttaaaagttattggaaatagttaactaaaaaatataatgtattagaaaatataattttatatgttttttgattaagtgtgaaaaaactataacatgaatcttttataaaagaagaagattcaTATAAAAGAAGGTGTATTAATTAAAGACTTTCCTGGAAAGTTCATAAAAAGTCTTTACATAAAATACTAATACCAGGTTAAGAGGTAACAAAAGGAGTAAGCATAAACGACGAACATTAAGGAAGAAGCTAATTACTACTGTTTTGTCTTAGCATTTGCAAATACCCACTAGTTATGATCCTTCACCACCCGCCACCATCGCTCTTATTACCACTAGACTCGTTTCCCCAACCACTATCTTCATCACTCTTTTTACCGGCAGACTCGTTTCCCCAaccaccgccaccaccaccagAACCAGAACTGCCACCCCAACCACCATCCTCGCTGCTCTTTTTACCACCAGAATCATTTCCCCAACCACCACCTCCAGATTCGCTACCCCAACCGCCTGCACCGCCACTCTTTTTACCACCAGACTCGCTTCCCCAACCTCCATCTCCATCTCCGGTTCCGGAATTGTTATTTCCCCAATCTCGGTTTCCATCTTCCCTCTCTCTGTTGTTATCACTCCGTCCTCTGCCTCGACCACGACCACCATACGGCCTAGGCGCTCCACTTGGATGCCCATCACCACGTCCACCACCATTTCTGTACTCACCGCCTCTCTCTAACACATACATTTTCACAATTTCTTAAAAAGTGAACATGCAGAATCATAGTCTcacaatattaataaacaaataCTTACCTGCGTCAGACTTGCCAAAAATTTAAGTTAAAAACAAAAGCCTGAGAAGTCGAACCATGATCATACAAGCACCCTTTGAAGCAAGTTAAAAGTGTTACCTGGTCTTGGTGCAGATGAGCGATCCGAGTTACCTTTCCAGCCTCCTTCACTCTGAGAACCACCCCAACCACCAGCACCACCTCCAGAAGAGCCACGGTCCGCTGGGCTTCTCATCGGCACCATGGCCGCAACAGACCTGATAGATGGAACTGTTTCCTGCAACGGGTCACCAATATGCCTCTGGAAGTACGCCACAAGCCTGTCAATGTCTTCAAACATCCTTTTCCTGAACTTGAATCCCTTGGGGTATAGACCAACATACTCGTGATGTGGATTTGTGCTCCTTATGTAAGACAGTATAAAGGTTCCTGGATGCTCGTCTGATATCCCGAAAGAGTACACTATCCTTGCAGGATTTTCACTCTTCTCGATCCTGAGAAGCTCATCAACTTCTGATTTTGTCCCCTTCCGGAACTTCCTATAGTTAAGCATCGTCTTGAGATGAGAGACTAGAGGATCAACATACCGATCCATGACCTGCAATTATGAGGTGTGGtaagattaaaaataattatggtAAAAGAATCAAACACATGTTCTGGTTGACAGTGATTTAAATAAAGAGACAAACCTCATCTAAATCCTCGAAGGTGTCCTCTCCAATTGTCAGCGTCTTCCCAATACGCTGTAGGCTTGTGATGTCCTTGCTTTCTTTTCCACCTTCAACTATCTCCTTGTGAGCATAGACTCCACCGTAGATCTTAAGCGTCAATGTCAAGTAATTGAGTCCTCGAGAACTTGGACGAACAATGCTTTCTCCAAAATCTTTGTCAGACAAATACTGAGCACCAACAAACAACCTCATCAGATTCTTTCAAAAAGAAGATAACAAGACGCTATTAATGTAAGCATCTTAACAAGTACCAAACAGAGTAAAAGAATACCTCGGTTGCTTGGTCAGCAGTGATGTTCTGGAAACGGGGATGGACAATCATCCGAGACTTGAAATGCTTCCTCACCAGCTCCTTTTCTTTTCGAGCTTTCTCTTTTTCAGTCTGGAGACTGTTTCTATCCTCACGGTAATAGGGATCAAGATTCTGGTTTTGCTGGCGCCTGTTGTTTCTCATTTCACTTTCTTTGCAAATAAGGAACACCCGATAGCTCTCCTTTTGAATCGATTTGATCTTGCATGTAAGAATTTCGCCTTCATTTAGTCGGTCCGACAACTCGACAATGTCTCTCCCATCATCTGCGAAATCTTCCTTCGTAAGCATCCCAGTTAATCCAGAATCTAAGACACATATGGCTCTTCCACTCTGTAATCTCCGAACAGTGGCCTGGACAATTCTGCCTTCAGCTATggtatcttcagtctctcccGAGTTCATATAAAACTCTTCATCTGGAGTTGGATCTTTATAAGGCATCCGCCAATCCTGGAAACCACAGCTTAACTCTCTCATGATATTACGGTAAGTTTCCTTCTTGTTCTCTCGTTTCTTGCTTGCAAGATACTCCTCAAGGACAACTTTCCTCAAAGAGCCTGGCCGATCTCTCACATGCTCTATTGCCATCTCTATTGCATCCTCATCATCATTGGAATCATCTCTTACATCTTGATCATAAATATCTTTTGCCAATTCTTGTGCAAGACCATACGACTCGGGATGTATTCTGGTGTCATCCAATAAGTCGATAAATTGACTGCTACTAGCAGCCAGCCCACTCCTTCGGATGCGCAAGAAACCAGCTGCATTTACAAACACCTTTTTACCAAGACCATGCATTATCAGGTCCTTGCGGACAAATATAGATCCAGCTCTAACAAGTGACCTTTGCAATGACGCAGCTTTCCTAGGCCCAAGTCCAGAAATGAACTGTAAAGGAGAACAAAACCACTCATGGCTAGCTGCCAAATTAATGTCGATTCCAACCTGGTTTGTTATGTCAACCATAACCTGCTCAACCATCCCATACTTCTCGTCAACCTGAAGAAAATTCTCCAATGGATGAAGCTTCCAAGACAATATTTCCCGGCCTGGACCGCATAAAGTCGCAGCCATTGCAAGAGGATTCTGGAGATAGCGTCCAAGAGCAACTGCACGTTTCACGATCCCTGACTGTTGAGGTAGCTGTTCACCTGAGATTCGAGAGTTTTCATATAGCCTAGGAAGTGATTCGTCTACATAAACAATGGTTAAATCATCCATCCCATGTCCAACATCTCTAGGCTTTTCCTCCACCACCTGGAATATGAcctgaaataaaaaataagaggAAAAGCATGACCAAAATTTACTATGCAAAAGAAATAGCAATGAAAAATCAGCTACACAAGCAGTAATTCAAGCTTAGTTGATCAGATATAACATCTTCCTTTTCTGGAAGGCAGTCAAACTTGAATCAAGGTTCAGAGAGTTTAATAGTTTTTATGATAAGCGCACAAATCCAGGCCACTACAGAGTAGATATTGAGGAACTAATTAGGTAAACCAGTGATCACAGTTTTCCGGAACGTATCAACATAAGACCTTCATTTTAAGAGCAAACTCGGAACTTGTATCATTAGCATGGGTTAGCAAATAAAGCTTATGGTATATGAAATCTTTACCTCATATATATCATCCTTCAGATGAGTACAAGACAAATTGACAGCTCCTAAAGCCAGAACATGCGGTTGATGGTCCATCATAAACTTTAAAACACGATCCTGGTCATTCTTTTTACGTTGCTGGTCGCTGACATTCTGGGATCGCAGTGTGAGAGATCCAGCATAAAGGACATCAAGCACCCCTCCCGATGAATCCAGCATCACAAACGTATTTGGTGGCTTTCCAGGTCCCCAACAACATGCCATGACCCTTAGTGCAGATTCCTCATCAGAGCTAATGTccatttctttcttttgatATGGCCCTGCAGACACCTTGTTCCACAAAGCCTGTCCATACTCAGATAGCAGCCTACTCTTCGCTCTAA comes from Brassica rapa cultivar Chiifu-401-42 chromosome A02, CAAS_Brap_v3.01, whole genome shotgun sequence and encodes:
- the LOC103852235 gene encoding transcription elongation factor SPT6 homolog isoform X1; its protein translation is MARNDISDEEVDDHELEDEEGEPVHGDPVENPDNDDEDEEEGDNEYDKNDGFIVSDEEEEDDEGEEERQNSDGEKKKKKKKKRRKKDEDLDEEDYLLLQDNNPKFQKRKYKRLKKAQREFGQGGSSDDDFDGSSGAGRSAEDKIKDDLFDDVDVDLPDDDVGDEEELAVEEDVVGSEDEMADFIVDEDGNGHRRKGDHKKKKYRQGSDISALRDASEIFGDVDELLLIRKKGLASSERVERRLEDEFEPTVLSDKYMTGKDDEIRQLDMPERMQISEESTGSPPIDELSIEEESNWIYAQFTSLLKDPDGLHIFGGQGFSVKKDDIAKFLELHHVQKLEIPFIAMYRKEQCRSLLDSSDISELNIEKKPETKWHKVFWMIQDLDRKWLLLRKRKMALHGYYAKRFEEESRRVYDETRLNLNQYLFESVIKSLKVAETEREVDDVDSKFHLHFPAGEVGIDEGQYKRPKRKSQYSICSKAGLWEVANKFGYSAEQLGLALSLEKLVDELEDAKETPEEKALNFVCAMFENPQAVLRGARHMAAVEISCEPSVKKYVRGIYMENAVVSTSPTADGNGVIDSFHQFSGVKWLREKPLSKFEGSQWLLIQKAEEEKLLQVTFKLPENCMNRLISDCNEHYLSVGVSKYAQLWNEQRKLILEDALHTFILPSMEKEARSLLTIRAKSRLLSEYGQALWNKVSAGPYQKKEMDISSDEESALRVMACCWGPGKPPNTFVMLDSSGGVLDVLYAGSLTLRSQNVSDQQRKKNDQDRVLKFMMDHQPHVLALGAVNLSCTHLKDDIYEVIFQVVEEKPRDVGHGMDDLTIVYVDESLPRLYENSRISGEQLPQQSGIVKRAVALGRYLQNPLAMAATLCGPGREILSWKLHPLENFLQVDEKYGMVEQVMVDITNQVGIDINLAASHEWFCSPLQFISGLGPRKAASLQRSLVRAGSIFVRKDLIMHGLGKKVFVNAAGFLRIRRSGLAASSSQFIDLLDDTRIHPESYGLAQELAKDIYDQDVRDDSNDDEDAIEMAIEHVRDRPGSLRKVVLEEYLASKKRENKKETYRNIMRELSCGFQDWRMPYKDPTPDEEFYMNSGETEDTIAEGRIVQATVRRLQSGRAICVLDSGLTGMLTKEDFADDGRDIVELSDRLNEGEILTCKIKSIQKESYRVFLICKESEMRNNRRQQNQNLDPYYREDRNSLQTEKEKARKEKELVRKHFKSRMIVHPRFQNITADQATEYLSDKDFGESIVRPSSRGLNYLTLTLKIYGGVYAHKEIVEGGKESKDITSLQRIGKTLTIGEDTFEDLDEVMDRYVDPLVSHLKTMLNYRKFRKGTKSEVDELLRIEKSENPARIVYSFGISDEHPGTFILSYIRSTNPHHEYVGLYPKGFKFRKRMFEDIDRLVAYFQRHIGDPLQETVPSIRSVAAMVPMRSPADRGSSGGGAGGWGGSQSEGGWKGNSDRSSAPRPERGGEYRNGGGRGDGHPSGAPRPYGGRGRGRGRSDNNREREDGNRDWGNNNSGTGDGDGGWGSESGGKKSGGAGGWGSESGGGGWGNDSGGKKSSEDGGWGGSSGSGGGGGGWGNESAGKKSDEDSGWGNESSGNKSDGGGW
- the LOC103852235 gene encoding transcription elongation factor SPT6 homolog isoform X2 gives rise to the protein MARNDISDEEDDHELEDEEGEPVHGDPVENPDNDDEDEEEGDNEYDKNDGFIVSDEEEEDDEGEEERQNSDGEKKKKKKKKRRKKDEDLDEEDYLLLQDNNPKFQKRKYKRLKKAQREFGQGGSSDDDFDGSSGAGRSAEDKIKDDLFDDVDVDLPDDDVGDEEELAVEEDVVGSEDEMADFIVDEDGNGHRRKGDHKKKKYRQGSDISALRDASEIFGDVDELLLIRKKGLASSERVERRLEDEFEPTVLSDKYMTGKDDEIRQLDMPERMQISEESTGSPPIDELSIEEESNWIYAQFTSLLKDPDGLHIFGGQGFSVKKDDIAKFLELHHVQKLEIPFIAMYRKEQCRSLLDSSDISELNIEKKPETKWHKVFWMIQDLDRKWLLLRKRKMALHGYYAKRFEEESRRVYDETRLNLNQYLFESVIKSLKVAETEREVDDVDSKFHLHFPAGEVGIDEGQYKRPKRKSQYSICSKAGLWEVANKFGYSAEQLGLALSLEKLVDELEDAKETPEEKALNFVCAMFENPQAVLRGARHMAAVEISCEPSVKKYVRGIYMENAVVSTSPTADGNGVIDSFHQFSGVKWLREKPLSKFEGSQWLLIQKAEEEKLLQVTFKLPENCMNRLISDCNEHYLSVGVSKYAQLWNEQRKLILEDALHTFILPSMEKEARSLLTIRAKSRLLSEYGQALWNKVSAGPYQKKEMDISSDEESALRVMACCWGPGKPPNTFVMLDSSGGVLDVLYAGSLTLRSQNVSDQQRKKNDQDRVLKFMMDHQPHVLALGAVNLSCTHLKDDIYEVIFQVVEEKPRDVGHGMDDLTIVYVDESLPRLYENSRISGEQLPQQSGIVKRAVALGRYLQNPLAMAATLCGPGREILSWKLHPLENFLQVDEKYGMVEQVMVDITNQVGIDINLAASHEWFCSPLQFISGLGPRKAASLQRSLVRAGSIFVRKDLIMHGLGKKVFVNAAGFLRIRRSGLAASSSQFIDLLDDTRIHPESYGLAQELAKDIYDQDVRDDSNDDEDAIEMAIEHVRDRPGSLRKVVLEEYLASKKRENKKETYRNIMRELSCGFQDWRMPYKDPTPDEEFYMNSGETEDTIAEGRIVQATVRRLQSGRAICVLDSGLTGMLTKEDFADDGRDIVELSDRLNEGEILTCKIKSIQKESYRVFLICKESEMRNNRRQQNQNLDPYYREDRNSLQTEKEKARKEKELVRKHFKSRMIVHPRFQNITADQATEYLSDKDFGESIVRPSSRGLNYLTLTLKIYGGVYAHKEIVEGGKESKDITSLQRIGKTLTIGEDTFEDLDEVMDRYVDPLVSHLKTMLNYRKFRKGTKSEVDELLRIEKSENPARIVYSFGISDEHPGTFILSYIRSTNPHHEYVGLYPKGFKFRKRMFEDIDRLVAYFQRHIGDPLQETVPSIRSVAAMVPMRSPADRGSSGGGAGGWGGSQSEGGWKGNSDRSSAPRPERGGEYRNGGGRGDGHPSGAPRPYGGRGRGRGRSDNNREREDGNRDWGNNNSGTGDGDGGWGSESGGKKSGGAGGWGSESGGGGWGNDSGGKKSSEDGGWGGSSGSGGGGGGWGNESAGKKSDEDSGWGNESSGNKSDGGGW